The following coding sequences lie in one Gemmatimonadota bacterium genomic window:
- a CDS encoding VOC family protein: MTRLHLVTLVVRDYEPAIRFFVDVLGFELAEDSPSLTNDGRPKRWVVVRPPGAETGLLLARADGERQTQVVGEQFGGRVGLFLRVDDFEATYRRMVSAGVEFITTPRDESYGKVAVFEDLEGNRWDLLGD, translated from the coding sequence ATGACCCGACTGCACCTGGTGACGCTCGTGGTTCGGGACTACGAACCGGCCATCCGCTTCTTCGTGGACGTACTCGGTTTCGAGCTCGCAGAGGACAGCCCCTCGCTCACCAACGACGGCCGCCCGAAGCGCTGGGTGGTGGTGCGCCCGCCCGGCGCCGAGACGGGACTCCTGCTGGCGCGCGCGGACGGAGAGCGACAGACCCAGGTGGTGGGTGAGCAGTTCGGTGGGAGGGTGGGTCTGTTCCTTCGGGTGGACGACTTCGAGGCCACTTACCGCCGCATGGTGAGCGCCGGCGTGGAGTTCATCACCACGCCCCGTGACGAGTCGTACGGCAAGGTCGCCGTGTTCGAGGACCTCGAAGGCAATCGCTGGGATCTGTTGGGAGACTGA
- a CDS encoding helix-turn-helix domain-containing protein: MQRSQTRLRMALLELLAEHDYDAITVSAIVDRAGVGRSTFYTHFESKEDLLLSGLEGRLSTLTRQAPPGTTAEEDARRFRFSMPMLRHIREQRRFFEAAVLGGADPRLREISEGILADMIAVELERVGGAHGSREILLGRARATAGAFLALLAWWLRSADHLSAEEIDDLFHHSTLGSAVR, from the coding sequence ATGCAACGCTCCCAGACCCGGCTGCGAATGGCGCTGCTCGAGCTGCTCGCCGAGCACGACTACGACGCGATCACGGTAAGTGCCATCGTGGATCGCGCCGGTGTCGGTCGTTCCACCTTCTATACCCACTTCGAGTCGAAGGAGGATCTGCTGCTCTCCGGGTTGGAGGGCCGGCTCAGCACGCTCACACGGCAGGCCCCGCCCGGAACCACCGCGGAAGAAGACGCCCGCCGGTTCCGCTTCTCGATGCCCATGCTGCGACACATCCGTGAGCAGCGCCGCTTCTTCGAGGCCGCCGTGCTCGGAGGCGCCGATCCGCGGCTGCGGGAGATCAGCGAAGGCATCCTTGCGGATATGATCGCGGTCGAGCTGGAGCGCGTGGGCGGCGCTCACGGGTCGCGGGAGATCCTGCTGGGCCGCGCGCGCGCGACCGCAGGAGCGTTTCTGGCGCTGCTGGCCTGGTGGCTGCGTTCAGCGGACCATCTGAGCGCGGAAGAGATCGACGACCTGTTCCACCACTCCACACTCGGGAGCGCAGTCCGGTGA
- a CDS encoding NAD(P)H-binding protein — protein MRLLVLGASGATGQWVTRLAAGRGHAVTAAVRPETPYRAPDGVEVVRGSVMKPSFLALLLSAADAVISCLGLRRRSLLPWSTLLSPPDLVERVTRIVVDAPRSRELQRFVWISAGGVGDSVAQTSAPVRLLIGAGHVGTAYRDLEAAERVLAKSSIPSLAVRPVTLMHGRPTGVVGPVSRYGLLSTVRRSDVATWMLDVADGSSSFPGSQVLLGRRR, from the coding sequence ATGAGGCTCCTGGTTCTGGGTGCATCGGGTGCGACCGGCCAGTGGGTGACCCGCCTGGCGGCAGGGCGGGGGCACGCCGTGACGGCAGCCGTGCGACCGGAGACACCCTACCGTGCCCCGGACGGCGTCGAGGTGGTGCGCGGCTCCGTGATGAAGCCGTCGTTTCTCGCACTGCTGTTGAGCGCTGCAGACGCGGTGATCTCGTGCTTGGGACTGCGCCGTCGCTCACTGCTTCCGTGGTCCACGCTCCTTTCTCCTCCGGACCTGGTGGAGCGGGTCACGCGCATCGTCGTCGACGCACCTCGCTCGAGGGAGCTGCAGCGGTTCGTGTGGATCAGCGCGGGCGGCGTCGGGGATAGCGTGGCGCAGACCAGCGCTCCCGTCCGGCTCCTGATCGGCGCCGGCCACGTCGGTACCGCCTACCGCGATCTGGAGGCAGCGGAACGCGTGCTGGCGAAGTCGTCCATACCGTCCCTGGCGGTGCGGCCCGTGACGTTGATGCATGGACGCCCGACGGGCGTTGTGGGCCCGGTGAGCCGCTATGGCCTCCTCTCCACGGTGCGGCGCAGCGACGTGGCCACATGGATGCTCGACGTGGCGGACGGCTCCTCGTCGTTCCCCGGGAGTCAGGTGCTGCTGGGGCGGCGCCGCTGA
- a CDS encoding methyltransferase, which yields MSYQFDHAWHAERARLAALEAAFDPWSMRTIMGADPRPGWRCLDVGAGGGSIAERLCQIVGPQGEVVATDVETKFLQALTAPNLRVLQHDVVTDPLEEEGYDLIHVRAVLAHLPQRDAVVQKLIEALRPGGWLVAVVADFSTVRATDASPDDAAFFDRSFASVIDAARVIGFDPFYGRRIGAVLRAEGLHDTHVEGVILEWHGGHALADLYGMTFQRLRELVVGKGVISADDHARLLSLMGSTDFFGLSNTLYLGRGRKPA from the coding sequence ATGAGCTACCAGTTCGACCACGCGTGGCACGCCGAGCGCGCGAGGCTCGCGGCACTCGAGGCTGCGTTCGATCCGTGGAGCATGCGGACCATCATGGGTGCGGATCCACGCCCGGGCTGGCGATGTCTGGACGTCGGCGCAGGTGGCGGTTCGATCGCGGAACGTCTCTGTCAGATCGTCGGTCCCCAGGGCGAGGTCGTCGCCACCGACGTCGAGACGAAGTTCCTTCAGGCGCTCACGGCCCCGAACCTACGAGTTCTCCAACACGACGTCGTGACCGACCCGCTGGAAGAGGAGGGCTACGACCTGATCCATGTTCGTGCTGTGCTCGCCCACCTTCCCCAGCGCGACGCCGTCGTTCAGAAGCTGATTGAGGCGCTCCGCCCAGGGGGATGGCTTGTGGCCGTGGTCGCTGACTTCTCCACGGTCCGCGCCACCGACGCCTCGCCGGACGATGCAGCGTTCTTCGACCGTAGCTTCGCGTCTGTGATCGATGCGGCGCGCGTCATCGGCTTCGATCCGTTCTACGGCCGTCGCATCGGCGCTGTGCTGCGTGCCGAAGGGCTACACGATACGCACGTGGAGGGGGTCATTCTCGAGTGGCACGGCGGGCACGCGCTGGCGGACCTCTATGGGATGACCTTTCAGCGACTGCGCGAGCTGGTCGTTGGAAAGGGCGTGATCTCCGCAGACGACCACGCGCGACTGCTCTCCCTCATGGGGTCGACCGATTTCTTCGGGCTGAGCAACACGTTGTATCTGGGACGGGGCCGGAAGCCGGCCTAG
- a CDS encoding DUF1761 domain-containing protein, whose product MRGAEANYLAVVVAAMVPIVIGALWYSPLMFGEVWARAHGFSEDRLLEIGRHGARTVAVSFVCYLVMAVVLSRLISTLGLSSASGGALLGLLLWLGFLATMGLTAFLFSDKPILTYLLDAAYQLMYAAAMGALLASWR is encoded by the coding sequence ATGAGGGGTGCAGAAGCCAACTACCTCGCGGTCGTAGTCGCCGCGATGGTTCCGATCGTGATCGGCGCGCTCTGGTACTCCCCCTTGATGTTCGGAGAGGTCTGGGCACGGGCCCATGGGTTCTCCGAGGACAGGCTTCTCGAGATAGGCCGCCATGGAGCCCGGACCGTCGCGGTTTCCTTTGTCTGCTACCTCGTGATGGCGGTGGTGCTCTCCCGGCTCATCTCGACCCTGGGCCTCTCCTCGGCGTCCGGCGGCGCGTTGTTGGGCCTTCTGCTCTGGCTGGGGTTCCTCGCCACCATGGGCCTGACCGCGTTCCTCTTCTCCGACAAGCCCATCCTCACCTACCTGCTCGATGCCGCCTACCAACTGATGTACGCAGCGGCGATGGGGGCTCTCCTTGCCTCGTGGCGGTGA
- a CDS encoding VOC family protein — translation MQSRLSPPAGYPRITAYLRYQDTGAMMEWLADAFGLVERSRMAGPDGAVQHAEMELEDSPIMLGSPGGDYRNPRHVGHATSSLYVYIDDVDAHCERARSSGAEIIEEPADQPYGDRRYGVRDPEGQEWYFASRRAADSPGVGGSAS, via the coding sequence ATGCAATCCCGCCTGAGTCCTCCCGCGGGCTATCCGCGGATCACCGCCTATCTCCGGTACCAAGACACCGGCGCAATGATGGAGTGGCTGGCTGACGCTTTCGGCCTGGTGGAGCGCAGCCGAATGGCCGGCCCCGACGGCGCGGTGCAGCATGCCGAAATGGAGCTCGAGGACAGCCCCATCATGTTGGGGTCTCCCGGTGGCGACTATAGGAACCCAAGGCACGTTGGCCACGCGACCAGCAGCCTCTACGTCTACATCGATGACGTCGATGCGCACTGCGAGCGGGCCCGCAGCTCTGGCGCGGAGATCATTGAGGAGCCTGCAGATCAACCCTACGGCGATCGACGGTATGGCGTGCGAGACCCGGAAGGCCAGGAGTGGTACTTCGCGTCGCGCCGTGCGGCGGACTCGCCAGGAGTCGGTGGCAGCGCCTCGTGA
- a CDS encoding metalloregulator ArsR/SmtB family transcription factor — MNAGQIDGRLSALADPTRRALLRRTWSREVSAGELSQGFAMTRSAVSQHLRVLHSAGLVRVRRQGTSRFYRADPSALDEVRLFFDRFWDAALSDLKVAAEAEHRGRRGENT; from the coding sequence ATGAACGCGGGACAGATCGACGGGAGACTCTCGGCCCTGGCCGACCCCACCAGGCGAGCCCTCCTCCGGAGGACCTGGAGCCGGGAAGTGTCGGCGGGCGAGTTGAGCCAAGGCTTCGCCATGACCCGCTCGGCCGTCTCCCAGCATCTGCGGGTCCTCCACTCGGCGGGGCTGGTGCGCGTAAGGCGCCAGGGCACGAGTCGATTCTACCGCGCCGACCCGAGCGCCTTGGACGAGGTCAGGCTGTTCTTCGACCGGTTCTGGGACGCTGCCCTGTCCGACCTCAAGGTCGCCGCCGAAGCGGAACACCGGGGCAGGCGAGGTGAGAACACGTGA
- a CDS encoding nuclear transport factor 2 family protein, whose protein sequence is MRSGHSRSRPRSDGRRSLSAPWWGGAQLAGGLLLLASACAPGPGAPLHAFNSQDILARRAQLVRAAVARDWDGVGMLHAEDAILLPPGGRVIRGRDSIQAFLTSPGDVTTADVRYLDLQVSGADSLAYVVARYEYAVLRGADTARVQGPYAAVWKRHPTEGWQIQVMSWH, encoded by the coding sequence GTGAGATCCGGTCACTCGAGATCGAGGCCCCGCAGCGACGGCAGAAGGTCGCTGTCGGCGCCCTGGTGGGGTGGGGCGCAGCTCGCTGGCGGACTGCTCCTGCTGGCCAGCGCCTGTGCCCCCGGACCTGGCGCACCGCTGCATGCGTTCAACTCGCAGGACATCCTGGCACGCAGGGCCCAGCTTGTCCGCGCCGCCGTCGCCAGGGACTGGGACGGGGTGGGGATGCTGCATGCTGAAGACGCGATCCTGCTCCCTCCGGGCGGTCGAGTCATCCGTGGTCGGGACAGCATCCAGGCGTTTCTGACCAGCCCTGGAGACGTCACGACGGCGGACGTGCGCTACCTCGACCTGCAGGTCTCGGGAGCCGATTCGCTGGCCTACGTGGTCGCGCGATACGAGTACGCCGTCCTCCGAGGCGCCGACACGGCTCGGGTACAGGGCCCGTACGCCGCCGTGTGGAAACGCCATCCCACCGAGGGCTGGCAGATCCAGGTCATGTCGTGGCATTGA
- a CDS encoding DUF6790 family protein → MFHLALLVVLAGAVIHVLRLSNRTSSAAGEAVLRWVLVGYCGIPMVLFMGYALVHPAEASQAVGMPAGSPYQTFAVWALIGMGIAATLALRIRGAYLVGPAIAWSVFFLGATAIHMQQLRSEGGLTHGMALLIFATHGLISVVLLGALWASGLLRGGGADAAARRP, encoded by the coding sequence GTGTTTCACCTCGCTCTGCTCGTCGTGCTTGCCGGCGCCGTCATTCACGTTCTGCGTTTGTCGAATCGCACCAGCTCCGCGGCTGGCGAGGCGGTCCTGCGCTGGGTCCTGGTGGGCTACTGCGGGATCCCCATGGTCCTGTTCATGGGATACGCGCTCGTCCATCCGGCGGAGGCCTCCCAGGCCGTGGGCATGCCGGCGGGGTCGCCGTACCAGACGTTCGCCGTTTGGGCGCTGATTGGCATGGGCATCGCGGCAACGCTGGCCCTCCGGATCAGGGGCGCCTACCTCGTGGGTCCCGCCATCGCCTGGTCGGTCTTCTTCCTCGGGGCCACGGCCATCCACATGCAGCAGCTCCGGTCGGAAGGAGGGCTCACGCACGGCATGGCGCTGCTGATCTTCGCTACCCACGGCCTCATATCCGTGGTGTTGCTGGGCGCGCTGTGGGCATCGGGACTGCTGCGCGGGGGTGGCGCCGACGCTGCGGCGCGGCGGCCGTGA